Proteins from one Desmodus rotundus isolate HL8 chromosome 9, HLdesRot8A.1, whole genome shotgun sequence genomic window:
- the CLPP gene encoding ATP-dependent Clp protease proteolytic subunit, mitochondrial, translating to MWHGILVRGTLLASGRCPALGLRLAARLRTQQTPETSLALQRSLHVTAARAIPLIPIVVEQTGRGERAYDIYSRLLRERIVCVMGPIDDSVASLVIAQLLFLQSESNKKPIHMYINSPGGMVTSGLAIYDTMQYILNPICTWCVGQAASMGSLLLAAGTPGMRHSLPNSRIMIHQPSGGARGQATDIAIQAEEIMKLKKQLYSIYAKHTKQSLQVIESAMERDRYMSPMEAQEFGILDKVLVHPPQDGEDEPELVQKEPVAAVTAAEPAPVST from the exons ATGTGGCACGGAATATTGGTGCGGGGGACCCTTTTGGCGTCAGGCAGGTGCCCCGCGTTAGGGCTTCGCCTCGCCGCTCGCCTCCGCACACAGCAGACGCCCGAGACGAGCCTGGCCCTGCAGCGGAGCTTGCACGTGACGGCGGCCCGGGCTATCCCGCTCATACCCATTGTGGTGGAGCAGACG GGTCGTGGCGAGCGTGCCTATGACATCTACTCGCGGCTGCTGCGGGAGCGTATCGTGTGTGTCATGGGCCCG ATCGATGACAGTGTGGCCAGCCTGGTTATCGCTCAGCTGCTGTTCCTGCAGTCCGAGAGCAACAAGAAGCCCATCCACATGTACATCAACAGCCCTG GCGGCATGGTGACCTCAGGCCTGGCCATCTACGACACGATGCAGTACATCCTGAACCCCATCTGCACGTGGTGCGTGGGCCAGGCCGCCAGCATGGGCTCCCTGCTTCTCGCCGCGGGCACCCCGGGCATGCGCCACTCACTCCCCAACTCACGCATCATGATCCACCAGCCCTCTGGGGGCGCCCGG GGCCAAGCCACAGACATCGCCATTCAGGCGGAGGAGATCATGAAACTCAAAAAGCAGCTCTACAGCATCTATGCCAAGCACACCAAACAGAGCCTGCAGGTGATTG AGTCGGCCATGGAAAGAGACCGCTACATGAGCCCCATGGAAGCCCAGGAGTTTGGCATCTTAGACAAGGTCCTGGTGCACCCGCCTCAGGACGGTGAGGATGAGCCTGAGCTAGTGCAGAAGGAGCCTGTGGCAGCTGTGACAGCGGCAGAACCTGCCCCAGTGAGCACCTGA